Sequence from the Rutidosis leptorrhynchoides isolate AG116_Rl617_1_P2 chromosome 3, CSIRO_AGI_Rlap_v1, whole genome shotgun sequence genome:
AATCGGTACTTAGAAATAATTAAGCAATATCTAATCCTCATCCCATATCAAAATATATTCGTTTCACTAAGTTGTATCATTTTAATAGATTATCAAATGCTTTGTGGACATATTTCACGAATACGAACCAATAAATTTAGACTTTATTGGATATTGTATTCGGTAACAAAATACTTGATCACAAGTGTGACATGAAAAACTACTGTATATTAGTATACATATTGTAGACACTTTTATTTGCATAAAATGCATCTGTCACTGGAAACATATCCCTTTCTCCAATTTTAAAATGGAGAAAATTAAATTCATAAAATTCAACCAGTTTCATGTGTCCTCATAGACACATCCCATGAAACTAATCCATTTAAATTTAATGGATTTTATCTGAAAACTTGACATAATCTTCTTAACGAATAAGTCCCAAAataatcccaacaataataataatattggagaCATATTCAGAGTCACCATTCATGTTACCACAACTTGGATACTATCCAAACCATGAACGTTAAGGAAACGTCATGACTGTTATAATATACATGTACACTAATGATAGTACTTCTAGATTATTGTCTATCATTCATGATCCCAAAACAAACGAGAATTTCATACGATGACATAAATCAGAGGTTGTGATTTATCACCAATGATTACCTTTTTGTTAGTTTAAACAAACAAATATCATACTCGATCAGGATCAAAATCGGTACAAAACACTATGATGACAAAAGTCGTAACTGTTAGACAAAAGTCATAATCTTACAAAATAACTCATACTCAGTATCTCGCACTTTCACAATGAGATTCATTTTAAGTTTCATATAAAACCATAAAATGAAAATGAATTGAGTAAACATAAAGTTTTGTTGGTCCAGTTGAACCGTTTGACTTTTCGTGCCAAATGTATTCACATTATCAACTTTTCATATAACAAAATTTATTCCATAATCAAGCATCCGAAATAAACGTGTTTTATCATATAAAAATGAATATGACGGTTAACTCCATTTTAACCAAGACGTCACGATTTCACAAAGAAGAATGAGATTTGATAAGGCAATTTTATGAAATTATAAAATGGGTATCACTCCCATATCATGAATTGTCAGATGCCCACTCATTCATTCGAAGTGTTTAATAAATTTAATATCCCATGACATATGGGCTAACACACGGATTGTAAAATTTCAAGATTCAATACAGTACGTATTGTAAAAGTTTTAATCACAGTAATGATCATAAGATTTAAATTCAACATTGCTTTAATTCCACAAGTTGAATTAACACATCATAAACATTATCAATCTTATTTAATCATATACTAATAAGAACATCAAAGTAAACTTACTTGGTTGTAAGAAGAAGGTGTATATTTGTTACTATAATTGAGCGAATGTGTTAGATCCACCACCACTTGTATTTTAGGGAATCCACATAAACTTTTCCCACAGATTGTTGAACCAAACCATATAGTATGCCAAAAGATCACCCGTAGCCCCTTAAAGTCTCCCTTTGTTCTCTTATTTGTGAAAGTAATAGAAATCAATAACATCTATTTGACATCTTGGAAAATAACGGAATATTACAAGCATCTCCGTTTGCAGAAACTAATACTCCACCAAAATTACGTTTTATCATGTAATATGAAAAGTCAATGTTACAAACTTAATAACCCTTTGTCTTTTCATCATGTAGAAATCATGATTATTTCCACCCGTATCCTTACGTCTTTTCCAGATTCATCGGTTTATCACCATATATATTTCCAaaatactttatagatttgttaaaaattgggtatgaattgactgccggattcgttcttgaatcgtgtcttcactttctctataaagtatttcgaccctacgattgcctcggttgcacgaaatctttacagggataagacaagaacacaatcagtgtttttggcaacgaaatcactgatcaaattgttagagagtatgtgtgtATTTCTGTTTGTTGATGAATGAAAGGAAAacatattcctatatttataggaagCGAAAAGGTGCGAGTGAAAGTACGCAACCTTTCAACCAAAGGATGTAACCCTTCAACGAAAAGACGCAACTTTTCGTTCACACCTAATGGAAAATGGTGGAATTTTAAACCTTTTCAATACCACAATTTTCATAACAGTATCAAGTTAATTCTTACGGGCGcgtactccacactctccaaaccCGTTATAAGTATAACTTGAATACCTTTGCTttcaagtaaatcccaattaactaaaatgattgttgataacactaaaatcaccaacaagatTCTTTAAACCCAAGCAGGGGTTAGAAGACTTGTTGTCTTCCATTTTTGAACATAACATCAAACACTTTTTGTAATTGTTCTACACTTCTTATTTGGTGTAACTTGTTACATGGGCCGTGAGTGGGAGCTTAATTTTCGTCACTACAAATGGAAAAATAAGGGTACTTCTTTAATCAAAGTCCTTCCGTTTGATTTTTATTCCCACAGAAAGTTTCCTCGTGGTTCAGCTTCACTTTCGGTAGACCCATAAGCCAAAACGATATCCACCATCTTTCCCACTTAATACGTTCCTTAGGAATAACTGTCGTTGTCCTTTAAGATTTAAGATATGTTTGCACTAAAAATGGGATCTAAAGCCAAATAAGATGTACTCAATTGCAATTTAACGTCAATAGTGGTTGGAAACTACTACTGTTAAGCGCGTTTTGGCAGATTCGGATGTAATCTGATAGAATTAAAAATCAGATTGTACCCCATATTTCTATTTGGTCAGCAAAACAATAAGGATCAGAGTTCCATTTTATTTCTTCATAAATCATTATGTACATTAAGTAGGTTTGTAAAAAATACGTTATTGTTGGATGTCCCTTTAGGAGTAGTCTCTCTAACCATCGAGTAAAGATATTATATGTCTACATGCCGTCTACCAATGCTACGTCCTTAATGAAATCgggtattgttattgttgttgttgttgttgttgttgttgacatTAGTAATATAATATTGTTATAATTTCAATACCCAAGCTTCAACATTAAGCATTTAAACTCTATTGCAATTTGGTTGAGATAGGAAACTTTTCCTAGCTTCTACCCTATACAGGAGATTTTTTTATTGTTTGAGGTGTACGCCATATGTTGTGTTGAagagatgaagaagaaaaaaatggaAACAAAGCTTAATTCATGAAATCTTTGAAAAACTAATCTTGAAAGTTGATGCTAGAGCAACCAGAGAACATTAAAAATCAAAAGTTTATCGATGCTAAACTTGAGGTATGATTTCTAACCTATTTGAGCTGGGGTTCTATGAGTGTTGACTATTTTAGTCAAAGTTGATAGTTTATGTTTGGCGACGAAAGTGAAAGTTAGATTGTGAAATAAGTTAGTCTATTTAATTTACTGATTTTCGTCAGATGATTAAAGTGAGTGGTTGGCTATAAATAAATTACTATTTATTTTAATTTCAAAAAGGTTTTAATTATATGCATGCATATTGTAAATTGTAGCGAAAGCTTATATGGGTAGAAACAACCCTAAACGGTTGAAATAGTTAAATTGTTGAGAGTGATACATTACTAATTAAATAGCAAAGTAACTCTTTGTGTAATACCTATAAATATtctcatttttttattttaaaatgatGGAATGGAAAATACAGAAAATGGTTTAAAGTTGAGAAATGCTTTTGATTCTCTCAACCTAAGAAGGGGTTAGAAGAAGACTTGTTGACTTGTTCTCTTCCAGTTATATATTCAAAGTCTTCCCATTTGATTTTTATTGACTCATAGATAATGTCGGTGGTTCTCCTTCACTTTGATAATAGACCCGCATATATATACACATTGACACACCTTCCTTGATAGGATGTAGTGAAAAAGATTACAAATTTTCTTGAAACTTTTAGTTAATTAAAGTTTCAATTTCTTCTTGGCTTTGATCAACACCTGAGGTGGTGGTAAGCTACGCTCtcttaagttttccatttatagtTGATAAGTTATTTGATATGATGCATGCCGCTGTGTATAGGCTTCTatgcatatttttatttatcaGTGATGCTGTTTATAGTCTTGGGCAGATTAAATATGCCAACCAGACGGTTACCAGGTCATGCATCGAGATGGAGAGACAAGCTCTGCTGATGATTAAAGCTGACTTAAATTTCGACATAGATGATCCTATGAGTGATTGGGGAAATGATGAAAAAGAGAGGGATTGTTGCAAATGGTCTGGTGTCTATTGTGAATCCCACGATGGTCACGTAACCTCTCTTAATCTTATGCTTTTTTCTCGATCAGTGGGTAAAATTAATCCGTCAATAACTCTGTTAAAGCAGTTACGAGGCCTTGTTTTATATGGAATTGATTTTCAGTCCAGGCATATACcaaagtttttgggttcccttACCAACTTAGAGTATTTAGATATATCTGATTCTAATCTCAGTGGACCCATTCCTCGTGAGCTTGGAAATTTATCCTACTTGTATCATATTGATCTCAGGTGGAATTCATTGGCGGGAACTATTCCTCATCAGCTTGGAAGTAGTCTTTATAACTTGTCTTATCTTGATCTCAGTGATAATTCTTTGGTGGGAACTATTCCTCATCAGCTTAGTAATCTCTCCAACTTGATTAGATTAAATCTCGGTCGTAATTCGTTGGTGGGATCTATTCCTTTTTCATTTGGAGCCTTAACTACTCTCACCGTTTTAGACCTCTCAAAAAATAAACTAAGAGGTGTCATTCCTCATCAGCTTGGAAGTCTTTATAACTTGGGTGGTCTTGATCTCAATGATAATTTTTTGGTGGGATCTATTCCTGCTTCCTTTGGAGGTTTAACTTCTCTCATTGATTTCGACCTCTCATCAAACCTACTTAGTGGGTCCCTGCCTAATTTCACTGGATGGTTATCGTTGTCTAGCTTGTTGCTTGCTCATAATTTTCTCAACGGAAGCATTCCTGACGACTTCACAGGATGTAAGTCCCTATCAGATATAGACCTCTCTGGTAATCAGTTGAGTGGTGCTTTACCTAACACTATCGGCCAACTTTCAAAACTTGAATATCTCGATGTTTCATCCAACTCCCTTAATGGTGTGATATCCGACTTTCACTTTAAGAATCTATCCAGGTTAACCATTTTGGATATGTCTTTTAATTCTTTTTCATTCGAATTGAGCTCCCATTTCATAGTTCCTTTCCAATTAGAGACCATAAAATTGCAATCCTGCAACCTGGGACCTAGTTTTCCTTTGTGGATCAAAACTCAAACAAGTTTCCAACATCTTGATATTTCCAGTGCTGGAATATCAGACAGTGTCCCTCTGTGGTTCTGGCACCTACCACGTGGGTTAGCATTTTTGAACGTGTCATCAAATGAATTGAGAGGTAAGCTACCTGATATATTATTTGACTTTGACCAGTACCCTGGATTGGACTTGAGTAACAACCATTTTGAAGGTATGGTACCACTATTGCCTTCTCGTCTTGCCTCGTTAAACCTTTCCGGAAACAAGTTTAAAGGAAACCTCTCTTTCTTGTGTCACATTGATGGAGAATTAACTTTCATTGACCTCTCCAACAATTCATTTTCAGGGAGCCTTCCTGATTGTTGGTCACAATTTCAAAAACTGGTAGTTCTTGATCTATCCTACAACGATTTATCCGGGAAAATTCCTTTGTCTTTTCGACTCTTGTATCAACTAGAGGCATTGTATTTGCAAAAAAATGCCTTTGTTGGTGAACTACCCATGTCCTTGAGCAACTGTACAAATCTGAGGTTTGTGGATCTTGGGGAAAACAAGTTATCCGGAATAATACCTGCTTGGGTAGGGGAAAGACTTACGGGGCTATATGCTCTTGTTTTACAATCAAATATGTTGAGTGGTAGTCTACCCACCCAAATATGTTGGTTGTACAATCTTCACATACTTGACCTGTCTAGCAATCTATTGGTGGGTAATCTACCTCCTTGCTTTGGTAACTTCACATCTATGTCTACTAAAAGGTCTGGAGATAATATGACTAATCATTCTtatttatcatttcttgataatacaCCTCCGGGTGATATATCATATTTTCCAAAGACTACTCATCAAGAGTTCATTGACAATGCATTGGTTGCATGGAAAGGAACATACAGATCATTTGGAACAAGTAATCTCGATCTATTGAATATCATTGATCTTTCAAACAATGGCTTATCAGGGGAGTTTCCCTTTGAGATCACTCGTCTTGTTGAATTAGTCTCCTTAAATATCTCCCTCAACAAACTTCATGGTGAACTCCCAAAAGATATTGGTCAGTTGAAATCTCTTAATTCCCTTGACTTGTCCAGAAATCAGTTTTCTGGAAAGATTCCCTCAAGTTTGTCACAGTTGAACATTTTAGGTTATCTTGACCTCTCATTCAATAACTTCTCTGGAAAAATACCAACTGGGACTCAACTACAAGGCTTTAATTCATCATCCTATGAAGGTAACCCACTACTTTATGGACCTCCACTCACACCAATATCCAGGCCTACATCTGCTACTACTACCACTGTTGAGGAGGATGACGATATAAATGGAGATGACGACTTTTGGGAATCATATTACATGGGTATGGGTTCTGGATTTGCAGTTGGATTTTGGGGAATTTGTGGTCTTATCTTTCTCAACCGCCGATGCAGACATTTACTTTTTGCATCATCAAGTCTCGCAAAGGATTGGATTTATGTAACAATTGCTGTGCTTTTCAGGAAGTTTAAAAGGTAAATATTGCATTTTCCCTTCTGTATTCAACTCTTCCATAATAGTTTCATAGAAATATACTGTTTTGAATCCAATGTTTATGTTCAATGTAGCTAAGGCTGAATTTTAAACAACCATGATTACTTGTATGTTCAAATCTGCTTAAGAGTAGTGTGTACATGTAATTGCATATTATATGCCAATAATAGTGATTTCCTTACCATTTTAAAGCCACCAGGGTTAATCTTCTTTCATATGTTTTTTTACTACAATAGTATTATTACAATACATTAACATTATTACAATTCATTAAAGTTATATACTGATTGTTTTACAGGTTTTAGGAGTGGCTTACATCATAAGTAGCAATCTTACATAATTGTGATCCACGGAAGTCGTATGCATGTTCTACTAGATCGTTATCATGTAGATGTTCCTAAAGTCGGGAACATATTGGAGTTTCATCCTTCATCTTGATTGTTTAATACTGTATGAAAGTGTGTAAGGGTTGCTTTATGAATAAATATTTGTAATTTCAtcttaattgtttttttttttttttttttcaaggggTAAAAATTCTAACCCAAAAAACACCAAAACAAACGACCCAAACAGAATCTATAGCAAATCAAACCCAAATGACTTAGAACAAGCTGACACTGAGCCATTAACACACCAAcaccaatacaatacaatacaatacaacagATCACTACATCATATTTCATCTTAATTGTTAATTTGTTATCAGTAGTTATCGAAATCATGATTTTAATGGATTCGCTCACCTCTGGTTTACATCATAAGTGGAATCTATTATGAACCCATTTTTTTATTTCGagtatatcttttcttttattgtgCATTCAAAACTAAATTCACTCCGTAGCTTTATGTGGCTACACTTTATTGAATATGTCGATGAACTGCACGTTcctttttaaaaaagaaaaaacgCTAGAAATAAAGCTTAAGGTTTACTAGGCCCTTTTTCTCAAATAAAATATCATTGTTTGGAATTGTATACTAGCCACTATTGTAAAAAATCTGATTACTCCCCGATTAATCACTGATTACTCATTTTTAAGAGAATTACGTTCCGATTTTTTATAAtctgtttaattaatcggtcaatgtcaattgataggtcaaaatcaaattttataatcaaagtcggtcaaagtcaaggtTCGTTTAACATTtatgaattaaaattaaaactttagatttttttaataaaatgaacAATTTTAAACAATTATTTTAAAGTTTATGTTTAAGGTTTTCTTCTATATTACACATAATTTTTAAAATCtagttttttaaatatataaatagacAACTAGATACACGGATCATTTCTTTGTAGTTTAGCTTTAGTTTTGGTAGCTGATAGGCCCATAATACAGAACAAAATCCACCATCTCAGTCACTATAAATTACTGAGATGTTGTATGATTTCGAACCTAATTGAGCTAGGTTTTGTATGAATGTTGACTATAAATTACTGAATATTAACTTCATACAAGTTTGAATGATATGCATGCGTCTTGTAAATTGAGGTGAAAGCTTAATTGGCTTAAAAACAACCCTAATGGGTTGAGATGGTTAAATTGTTCAAAGTGGTATTCATTACTGTACTACCTAAACAGGTAAGTATGCCTTTGTGTAGCAACTTAAAATTATTCTAATTTTTTAGTTTAATATGACTggaagaaaaatctagaaaatagtTTAAGATTGAGAAAGGGTTTTGAGCAAGATTTTTTTAAACCCAAGCAAGGTTTAGAAGACTTGTTGACTTGTTGTCTTCCATTTCTGAACACATTTCAAACACTTTTTGTGATCGTTCTACACTTCTTACTTAGTGTAGCTTGTTACATGGGTCGGTAGTGGGAGCTTAGTTTCCGTCACTTCATATGGAAAATTAAGTACGGAGTACTTCGTTAGTCAAAGTCCTTCCgtttgatttttattttttatcaaCACACAGAAAGTTTCATTGTGCTTCAGCTCCACTTTCGGTAGACCCATAAGCCAAAACAATATCCACCATCTTTCCCACTTAATGATGAATCTTAGGAATAACTAACGTTGTTCTTTAAGATTTAAAATCTGTTTACACTAAAAATGGGATTTAAAGTCAAATATTATGTACTCAATTGCATTTTAACGTCATAGTGGTTGGAAACTACTATTCTTAAGCGCGTTTGGCAGATTCTGATGTAATCTAATAGAATTAGAAATCAGATTGTACCCCATTTTTCTATCTGGTCTGCAAAACAAGAATGATCAGAGTTCCATTTTATTTCTTCATAAATCATTATGTACGTTAAACAGGGTCTTCTGCTCTTACAAAATAATATTACAAGTAGGTTTAGTAAAATACGTTATTGTCGGATGTCCCTTTAGGAGTAGTCTCTCTAACCATCGAGTAAAGATATTATATGTCTACATACCATTTACCAATGCCATGTCCTTGATGAATTCaggtattgttattgttgttgacaaTAGGTAATATAATATTGTTATAATTTCAATAACCAAGCTTCAACATTTAGCATTTAAACTCTATTGCAATTTGGTTGAGATAGGAAACTTTTCCTAGCTTCTACCTAATACAGGGGATGTTTATTGTTCGTGGGGCGTACACGACACGTTTTGTTGATGTTCTAATTAAAACATTGCACTATTATTGAGCTAATAAGTCCTTGGTACGAGTATTTCACTAAACAAATGTGTTCTTCAATAATCCCGTTATATGGGTAATCATCTACACTTAAACATTTTATCCAAAAGTAGCATTAGAAGAAGTTTGCGTAGTAAATCATTATGGCAATAGGACCGTTTCACAAAAATCACATACGAAAAGATTGTATAAACTCATGACAATATATAACAACATATTTTAGGCATATGTAAATTGTTATGATCATTATACATTACATATctgattatttttatttttaattttaaatgtGCTTATTATAACTCTTTTATAttgttattaaatataattaaacatGTTGTAAGAGCTTGTTTAAATATGCTTTATCTTGTAAAATAATATGTGGTGGAAGAGCGGGAGTCCACCACTAATTCTCCTCGGTCATAAATCTGAATCATTCATCATCACTTTCTTTTACAGAGTTAAAAATAATATGTGGTCTTTGGAATGTAAGTTAACGGTCTTGGCTCATGAGGAATAGGAGGGACGTTGGTGTGTtatatacctggcaaacgggtcgagatgggtcgggttgggtcaaagatcaaatgggtttgggtcaaaatgggtcatgGGTCGAAATGGGTCAGAATTAAAATGGGTCCAAAAACGGGG
This genomic interval carries:
- the LOC139899722 gene encoding receptor-like protein EIX1, giving the protein MHAAVYRLLCIFLFISDAVYSLGQIKYANQTVTRSCIEMERQALLMIKADLNFDIDDPMSDWGNDEKERDCCKWSGVYCESHDGHVTSLNLMLFSRSVGKINPSITLLKQLRGLVLYGIDFQSRHIPKFLGSLTNLEYLDISDSNLSGPIPRELGNLSYLYHIDLRWNSLAGTIPHQLGSSLYNLSYLDLSDNSLVGTIPHQLSNLSNLIRLNLGRNSLVGSIPFSFGALTTLTVLDLSKNKLRGVIPHQLGSLYNLGGLDLNDNFLVGSIPASFGGLTSLIDFDLSSNLLSGSLPNFTGWLSLSSLLLAHNFLNGSIPDDFTGCKSLSDIDLSGNQLSGALPNTIGQLSKLEYLDVSSNSLNGVISDFHFKNLSRLTILDMSFNSFSFELSSHFIVPFQLETIKLQSCNLGPSFPLWIKTQTSFQHLDISSAGISDSVPLWFWHLPRGLAFLNVSSNELRGKLPDILFDFDQYPGLDLSNNHFEGMVPLLPSRLASLNLSGNKFKGNLSFLCHIDGELTFIDLSNNSFSGSLPDCWSQFQKLVALYLQKNAFVGELPMSLSNCTNLRFVDLGENKLSGIIPAWVGERLTGLYALVLQSNMLSGSLPTQICWLYNLHILDLSSNLLVGNLPPCFGNFTSMSTKRSGDNMTNHSYLSFLDNTPPGDISYFPKTTHQEFIDNALVAWKGTYRSFGTSNLDLLNIIDLSNNGLSGEFPFEITRLVELVSLNISLNKLHGELPKDIGQLKSLNSLDLSRNQFSGKIPSSLSQLNILGYLDLSFNNFSGKIPTGTQLQGFNSSSYEGNPLLYGPPLTPISRPTSATTTTVEEDDDINGDDDFWESYYMGMGSGFAVGFWGICGLIFLNRRCRHLLFASSSLAKDWIYVTIAVLFRKFKSDSDLSPGLNEDANMTVTRPS